Proteins from one Microbacterium sp. Root553 genomic window:
- a CDS encoding substrate-binding domain-containing protein, whose protein sequence is MLRIQPLATGTSDVIVALVPNTTFGANLQDVVDVLTAELARVGLTLVLRFSSSPVELLEHFITTIRPRAVIAPFVAATAAERESIEASGVTLIDLAAAEDVNYRIGRLQGEHLASKGYQNLVYAHLHDARLDVYGDSRERGLADYCRESGRAAPKSIRLSVDLLDAVSVLSGLPRGVAIACYNDDVAVALLAAAREIKRRVPEVVALLGVDATRIGALMAPRLTTISVDTTIALQALVHDIVSRLSSSAAADSLNDLLALTVIPGGSA, encoded by the coding sequence GTGCTCCGGATACAGCCTCTTGCCACCGGAACGAGCGACGTCATCGTCGCCCTTGTACCCAACACGACGTTCGGCGCCAACTTGCAAGACGTCGTCGATGTTCTCACTGCGGAACTCGCTCGAGTCGGCCTGACGCTCGTTCTGCGTTTCTCGAGTTCGCCAGTCGAACTGCTCGAGCACTTCATCACCACGATTCGGCCGCGTGCGGTGATCGCGCCCTTCGTCGCTGCCACTGCTGCGGAGCGAGAGTCCATAGAAGCGAGCGGCGTCACCCTGATCGATCTCGCCGCAGCAGAAGATGTGAATTATCGCATCGGTCGACTCCAAGGGGAGCACCTCGCATCGAAGGGCTACCAGAACCTGGTGTATGCGCACCTGCACGACGCACGTCTTGACGTCTACGGCGACAGCCGGGAACGAGGACTCGCCGACTACTGCCGAGAGAGCGGGCGTGCAGCGCCGAAGTCGATTCGACTGTCCGTCGACCTTCTCGATGCGGTATCCGTCTTGAGCGGACTTCCCCGCGGAGTGGCCATCGCCTGCTACAACGATGATGTGGCGGTCGCGCTCCTCGCCGCTGCACGAGAAATCAAGCGCCGCGTTCCTGAGGTTGTCGCCCTGTTGGGGGTGGACGCGACGCGGATTGGCGCGCTGATGGCCCCCCGCCTCACCACCATCTCGGTTGACACGACGATCGCTCTACAGGCACTGGTCCACGACATCGTGAGCCGGTTGTCCAGTTCTGCCGCCGCCGACTCCCTCAACGATCTTCTCGCGCTCACCGTCATACCGGGGGGATCCGCGTGA
- a CDS encoding ATP-binding protein: MDITTSEGWREFVDSTYERPARITPPALRRMPSSERWIYNEARARYSQAGAFVKTPQYAAFQSAVRERVYLNPHRQVGKLGLILSGEPGQGKTTTLLQIGKEHELRRRLMGRSSTADGRIPVMYVMVPAQCTAKAMLLEFVRFFALPTIARTTYNSLLEMVANAIRRCGTELILIDDVHHLDLQYRQNLEASDMLKQLSERCGGTFVYAGIAVEATGLLSGSREGQIRKRFELFTASPFTITSAQGQSDWGDLLLALEDSLCLLKQKPGSILEVAKSLHWLTGGEIGPLKDMLQLSAFRAIDSGAERLDTSEFDREVERRRRVMGDRR; the protein is encoded by the coding sequence ATGGACATCACCACGAGCGAAGGGTGGAGGGAGTTCGTTGACTCAACGTACGAACGACCCGCAAGGATCACCCCTCCGGCGCTGCGGAGGATGCCTTCCTCCGAGCGGTGGATCTACAACGAGGCGCGGGCTAGGTATTCACAGGCTGGGGCGTTTGTGAAGACTCCTCAGTACGCGGCCTTCCAATCAGCTGTTCGTGAGCGGGTATACCTCAACCCGCACCGCCAGGTCGGCAAACTTGGTCTGATCCTGTCAGGCGAGCCCGGGCAGGGGAAGACGACGACCTTGCTGCAGATTGGCAAGGAGCACGAACTGCGTCGGCGTCTGATGGGTCGGTCATCAACTGCGGATGGGCGAATCCCCGTGATGTACGTAATGGTGCCGGCGCAGTGCACAGCGAAAGCCATGTTGCTCGAGTTCGTACGGTTCTTTGCGCTCCCCACCATTGCCCGGACGACCTACAACTCGCTGCTTGAGATGGTCGCCAACGCGATTCGGCGCTGCGGAACCGAGTTGATCCTCATCGATGACGTCCACCACCTCGATTTGCAGTACCGGCAGAATCTAGAGGCATCCGACATGCTCAAGCAGCTTTCCGAGCGGTGCGGAGGTACTTTTGTCTACGCCGGTATCGCTGTCGAAGCGACTGGCCTGCTGTCCGGGTCTCGTGAAGGGCAGATACGCAAGAGGTTTGAGCTTTTCACCGCATCGCCCTTCACTATCACGAGCGCTCAGGGGCAGTCTGACTGGGGCGATCTCTTACTCGCGTTGGAAGATTCTCTCTGCCTGCTCAAGCAGAAGCCCGGAAGCATCCTCGAGGTCGCGAAGTCGTTGCACTGGCTCACTGGAGGGGAGATAGGTCCCCTCAAGGACATGCTTCAGCTTTCCGCCTTCAGGGCCATCGACTCTGGCGCGGAACGACTCGACACTTCGGAGTTCGATCGCGAAGTGGAGCGACGCAGGCGAGTCATGGGTGATCGACGATGA
- a CDS encoding Mu transposase C-terminal domain-containing protein — protein sequence MLARALAPYSRRPEGAQETRRLISTAWVEDALLDQEQFERLRNQQPFIFPETITTDRGSNYLSAHFLAACEHLTIGTITASTHTPTDKPHVERTFKSINTMFLSHVRGYTGRSVEHRGKDVSHNSDQLLTIAQMQELLEDWIAVVWQNKVHSSLRDPLETTVALSPNQMCRAYRRRVPELHIPLTREDFIALLPTVKRRINRYGVTIDHRVYDSSRLDLYRRRVSDSRKGSGRWSIRVDPYNLHVVWLDADGEFIPLHWSNEIHRMPMLGEVWRLAREEYRATGVATPDPHLAGAILDFSTRGNPKGSGSRSARVSAARADPMHLTAGNAPAEERTEVIAGLAGGVDSVRENEPWPNRGGFELIAEPSEESEG from the coding sequence GTGCTTGCGAGAGCGCTCGCACCGTACTCACGTCGTCCTGAAGGCGCGCAAGAAACGCGGCGACTCATCTCTACAGCGTGGGTCGAGGACGCTCTGCTGGATCAAGAGCAGTTTGAGCGACTGCGTAATCAACAGCCGTTCATCTTCCCCGAGACGATCACCACTGACCGCGGTAGCAACTATCTGTCCGCACACTTCCTTGCCGCCTGTGAGCATCTGACAATCGGCACCATCACGGCTTCAACGCACACTCCCACCGACAAGCCTCACGTCGAACGGACATTTAAGTCGATCAACACGATGTTCCTCAGCCACGTCCGCGGTTACACCGGCCGAAGTGTTGAGCACCGTGGAAAGGACGTCTCCCATAACTCAGATCAGCTCCTCACGATCGCGCAGATGCAAGAGCTTCTCGAAGATTGGATCGCAGTGGTCTGGCAAAACAAGGTCCACAGCAGCCTGAGAGATCCGCTTGAAACGACCGTCGCGCTCTCCCCAAACCAGATGTGCCGAGCGTATCGGCGTCGAGTGCCCGAGCTGCATATCCCGTTGACACGCGAGGACTTCATCGCGCTGCTTCCTACGGTCAAACGCCGAATCAACCGCTACGGGGTGACGATCGACCATCGGGTCTACGACTCGTCGCGCCTTGATCTGTATCGGAGGAGGGTGTCCGACTCAAGAAAAGGTAGCGGGCGGTGGTCGATTCGTGTCGATCCGTACAACCTGCACGTGGTCTGGCTCGATGCGGATGGCGAGTTCATCCCGTTGCATTGGTCCAACGAGATTCATCGCATGCCGATGCTCGGCGAAGTCTGGCGGCTTGCTCGTGAAGAGTACAGAGCGACGGGTGTTGCAACGCCTGACCCTCATCTGGCGGGGGCAATCCTGGACTTCTCTACGCGAGGGAACCCGAAGGGTTCGGGTTCGAGATCAGCGCGCGTTTCTGCGGCACGAGCGGACCCAATGCACCTCACGGCAGGTAACGCGCCCGCTGAGGAACGAACGGAAGTGATCGCCGGTCTAGCAGGAGGCGTGGACAGCGTCCGCGAGAACGAACCCTGGCCGAATCGGGGTGGATTTGAGTTGATAGCGGAACCGTCCGAAGAGTCGGAGGGATAG
- a CDS encoding IS3 family transposase — MIDRLVATGIDAALACRVLRVSRSGYYAWKSRPPSERARVDEELTVTIVRVHRDSRTSYGARRVHAELRLGLQIRCGKKRVARLMRLAGIAGISHRRKRGKVRPLPAPHEDLVKRQFVADGPNKLWVTDITEHPTKTGKVYCAAVVDVFSRRVVGWAIADHIRAELVVDALDMARWRRKPEPGTVVHSDRGSQYTSWVFGHRLRQAGLLGSMGRVASSVDNGLMESFWSTMQRELLDQHVWQSRDELGQAIFEWIEAWYNPKRRHSGIGDVSPLEFENTHHAAIAA, encoded by the coding sequence GTGATCGATCGCCTCGTCGCCACCGGGATAGACGCGGCCCTTGCCTGTCGGGTGTTGCGGGTCTCGCGGTCGGGGTACTACGCGTGGAAGAGTCGCCCTCCGTCGGAGCGAGCACGGGTGGACGAGGAGCTGACGGTCACGATCGTCCGCGTTCACAGGGACTCCCGAACCAGCTACGGCGCGAGGCGCGTGCACGCGGAGCTGCGGCTCGGGTTGCAGATCCGATGCGGGAAGAAGCGGGTGGCCCGGCTGATGCGTCTGGCGGGGATCGCTGGGATCAGCCACCGCCGCAAACGCGGGAAGGTCCGCCCGCTGCCGGCACCGCATGAGGATCTCGTGAAACGCCAGTTCGTCGCGGACGGCCCGAACAAGCTCTGGGTCACCGATATCACGGAACATCCGACGAAGACCGGGAAGGTCTACTGCGCGGCCGTCGTGGACGTGTTCTCCCGTCGCGTGGTCGGGTGGGCGATCGCCGATCACATCCGTGCAGAGCTCGTTGTCGATGCGCTCGACATGGCAAGGTGGCGACGCAAACCCGAGCCGGGAACCGTGGTCCATTCGGACCGCGGATCCCAATACACCTCGTGGGTGTTCGGGCACCGGCTCCGCCAAGCCGGGCTGCTCGGATCGATGGGCAGGGTCGCGTCCAGCGTCGACAACGGACTCATGGAGTCGTTCTGGTCCACGATGCAACGCGAACTCCTCGACCAGCACGTTTGGCAAAGCCGAGACGAACTGGGGCAGGCGATCTTCGAATGGATCGAGGCCTGGTACAACCCGAAACGCCGCCACTCCGGCATCGGAGACGTCTCACCACTCGAGTTCGAGAACACCCATCACGCCGCTATCGCGGCATAA
- a CDS encoding helix-turn-helix domain-containing protein produces MPAAHPVEFRRRAVVLARSKEKPVAQLAADLGISESCLRRWMKIADVDEGVEEGVTSDERAELVRLRRENRVQAAEIEILRQASAYFAREVVGPKGSSR; encoded by the coding sequence ATGCCTGCAGCTCACCCGGTGGAGTTTCGTCGGAGGGCGGTCGTGCTCGCGCGGTCAAAGGAGAAGCCGGTGGCGCAGCTCGCGGCCGATCTGGGGATCAGCGAGTCGTGTCTGCGCCGGTGGATGAAGATCGCCGACGTTGACGAGGGCGTCGAGGAAGGCGTGACCTCGGATGAACGCGCCGAGCTGGTCCGGCTGCGGCGCGAGAACCGGGTTCAGGCCGCGGAGATCGAGATCCTCCGGCAGGCGTCGGCGTATTTCGCGCGGGAGGTGGTCGGCCCAAAAGGGTCTTCCCGGTGA
- a CDS encoding helix-turn-helix domain-containing protein: MVISPTFAVLRSSDGVELEVSRDELERSAGLSSRLATRFDLRELRDEVIEDEAAQTWWHVLKAMDDAVQSGVTKKAAVLDAAREAAARLGSTVSPRTVYRRLEEFERYGLPGLVDGRKPSSGRSAGIGRTDPRVVEVINEVLDSRAAASTISKDALIRRIERLTHQKYGAEVQLPSRATLHRILKAEDVGRGSFGSAKTRESLSLRHSRSFKSRQALRPGEQTQIDSTTLDVLVRIDETTIARPELTILIDVATRSILSAVLRPEGTKSVDLVVGS; encoded by the coding sequence ATGGTCATCAGCCCGACCTTCGCAGTGTTGCGCTCAAGCGACGGCGTCGAGCTGGAGGTCTCGCGCGATGAGCTGGAACGGAGTGCCGGCCTCAGTTCCCGGTTGGCAACTCGATTTGATCTGCGGGAACTCAGAGATGAGGTGATCGAGGACGAAGCAGCGCAGACCTGGTGGCACGTATTGAAGGCGATGGACGATGCGGTTCAGAGTGGAGTGACGAAGAAGGCCGCCGTTCTTGACGCGGCGAGGGAGGCGGCCGCTCGCCTGGGGAGCACCGTCTCCCCACGAACCGTGTATCGGCGGTTGGAGGAGTTCGAGCGTTATGGCTTGCCCGGACTGGTCGACGGTAGAAAGCCGTCATCAGGTAGATCTGCCGGAATTGGGCGTACGGATCCGCGTGTCGTCGAGGTGATCAATGAGGTGCTGGACTCGCGCGCGGCCGCATCCACGATCAGCAAGGATGCCTTGATCCGCAGAATCGAACGACTGACCCATCAGAAATATGGAGCGGAAGTTCAACTGCCCAGTCGAGCCACGCTCCATCGCATTCTGAAAGCAGAGGACGTCGGCCGCGGCTCATTCGGCTCTGCCAAGACAAGAGAATCACTTTCCCTCCGGCACAGCCGCTCGTTCAAGAGCCGCCAAGCGCTACGCCCTGGAGAACAGACTCAGATCGATTCAACGACGTTGGATGTCCTCGTGCGGATCGATGAAACCACGATCGCTCGCCCGGAGCTCACAATTCTCATCGACGTTGCCACGCGGTCGATACTGTCTGCGGTCCTTCGACCGGAGGGCACTAAGAGCGTCGACCTAGTCGTTGGGAGCTGA
- a CDS encoding TnsA-like heteromeric transposase endonuclease subunit, translating into MAFVLADSRRLMDARDVSEIPFELCSPVREFSTWQGKRHHSGALWMSKTGRHVVFESLAERTFLLELDRTVGVDAVSSQPMEIQWVGSSTSRHTPDYFVRMIDSPPVLVDVRPLKRIDDVARAQFDRTAEFCARLGWSYTVYALDSVVRDANLRFLSRYRDPRWDLDSPLSLPVGDVGTVDHVSKNLDWDGRGIERCYWLLWSGYLEFDLELPLTPATRLTRRSVE; encoded by the coding sequence GTGGCCTTCGTGCTCGCAGACAGTCGGCGCCTGATGGACGCTCGCGATGTCTCGGAGATTCCCTTCGAACTTTGCTCACCCGTGCGTGAGTTTTCGACGTGGCAGGGCAAACGCCACCACTCAGGCGCGCTCTGGATGTCTAAAACAGGTCGACACGTGGTCTTCGAGTCGCTCGCAGAACGTACATTCCTCCTCGAGCTAGATCGCACGGTCGGAGTGGACGCAGTATCGAGTCAACCGATGGAGATTCAGTGGGTGGGGTCCTCCACCAGCCGGCACACGCCCGACTACTTCGTTCGGATGATCGACAGTCCTCCGGTGCTTGTCGACGTCAGGCCTTTGAAACGCATCGACGACGTGGCACGCGCTCAGTTCGATCGAACAGCGGAGTTTTGCGCTCGGCTTGGGTGGTCGTACACCGTGTATGCACTCGACTCGGTGGTGCGCGATGCGAACCTACGATTCTTGTCGCGCTATCGCGATCCGCGCTGGGACCTCGACTCGCCTCTATCGCTTCCTGTTGGCGATGTCGGAACAGTCGACCACGTGAGCAAGAACCTCGACTGGGACGGCAGGGGGATCGAACGCTGCTACTGGCTGTTGTGGAGCGGCTACCTCGAGTTCGACCTTGAACTGCCTCTGACACCCGCGACGCGGCTGACTCGGCGGTCAGTCGAATGA
- a CDS encoding MarR family winged helix-turn-helix transcriptional regulator: MTDRKLAVQAWESLFRAQHELFTEMNADFDHSGLGQAEYDVLLTVTRSPRKSARLRDVTSNMLISQPSVSRLVDRMVSRGLVEKCPDPDDGRGALIRATDAGVRAFRQIATVHGRSIADRMSRLDDDELKALRDLAEKLRGR, from the coding sequence ATGACCGATCGCAAGCTCGCCGTCCAGGCGTGGGAGAGCCTGTTCCGCGCGCAGCACGAGCTGTTCACCGAGATGAACGCCGATTTCGATCATTCCGGTCTCGGACAGGCCGAATACGACGTGCTCCTCACGGTCACGCGCTCGCCCCGCAAGTCCGCCCGGCTGCGCGACGTCACCTCCAACATGCTGATCAGTCAGCCCAGCGTCTCGCGCCTCGTCGACCGCATGGTCTCGCGCGGGCTCGTCGAGAAGTGCCCCGACCCCGACGACGGACGCGGTGCGCTGATCCGCGCGACGGATGCGGGAGTCCGGGCGTTCCGTCAGATCGCCACCGTGCACGGCCGCTCCATCGCCGACCGCATGTCGCGGCTCGATGACGACGAGCTGAAGGCGTTGCGCGACCTCGCCGAGAAGCTCCGCGGCCGCTGA
- a CDS encoding SPFH domain-containing protein translates to MEIAGAVGILIIVGIAVVAAVVILLILLLFARSWIKVARADEALVISGRKQKVQRAVIAADGSSRDEMSESPVTVIVNGKSLVNPITQRHEIISLRSRQVSLNAEAQSLDSVTLNVDGVAIVKIGSDPILVRRAAERFASQDKAIEQFTTEQLEGALRGIVATLSVVELMRERKKFSDQIAADVSQELAEQGLILDSFQIKGITDKVGYIQSLGAPEIQAKRQSAEISQTNADRAINQKNIANQEANLIEQTALDTNTANSNAGIGRARAEAEQAENLAREQAQQAVLQQQAENRQAQLDADVKRVADAQRYEAETRAQAELYTRERAAEAGAIEQVKQAEARTRIAEQQAQADKAKADGEAAAAIARASGEADALRAQAEAESEARRLRANAEADAIRAEGEARAAAVEAEAKAIASNQDAFLSQRVLDVLPSIMAEFSKGYAAIGNVSIIGGSSEDGASNLVGADSARALKSVFDSVSSATGLDLASIIQGQAVGRGIGEGVAAASAPSAASAPTRRSAPTTPPPPAPPAPAAE, encoded by the coding sequence ATGGAGATCGCCGGAGCAGTCGGCATCCTCATCATCGTCGGCATCGCCGTCGTCGCCGCTGTCGTCATACTGCTGATCCTGCTGCTGTTCGCACGCAGCTGGATCAAGGTCGCCCGAGCCGACGAGGCCCTCGTCATCTCGGGTCGCAAGCAGAAGGTGCAGCGCGCCGTCATCGCCGCCGACGGGTCGAGCCGCGACGAGATGTCGGAATCGCCCGTCACCGTCATCGTGAACGGCAAGTCGCTCGTCAACCCGATCACGCAGCGCCACGAGATCATCTCGCTGCGTTCGCGGCAGGTCTCCCTGAACGCCGAGGCGCAGTCGCTCGACAGCGTCACGCTCAACGTCGACGGCGTCGCGATCGTGAAGATCGGCTCCGACCCCATCCTCGTCCGCCGGGCCGCCGAGCGATTCGCCTCGCAGGACAAGGCCATCGAGCAGTTCACCACCGAACAGCTCGAGGGTGCCCTGCGTGGCATCGTCGCCACGCTCTCGGTCGTCGAGCTCATGCGCGAGCGCAAGAAGTTCTCCGACCAGATCGCCGCCGACGTCTCGCAGGAGCTCGCCGAGCAGGGTCTGATCCTCGACTCGTTCCAGATCAAGGGGATCACCGACAAGGTCGGCTACATCCAGTCTCTCGGTGCCCCCGAGATCCAGGCGAAGCGTCAGTCCGCGGAGATCTCGCAGACCAACGCCGACCGTGCGATCAACCAGAAGAACATCGCCAACCAGGAAGCCAACCTCATCGAGCAGACCGCGCTCGACACCAACACGGCGAACTCCAACGCCGGCATCGGCCGAGCGCGCGCCGAGGCCGAGCAGGCCGAGAACCTCGCCCGCGAGCAGGCTCAGCAGGCCGTTCTGCAGCAGCAGGCCGAGAACCGCCAGGCTCAGCTCGACGCCGACGTCAAGCGCGTCGCCGACGCCCAGCGGTACGAGGCCGAGACCCGCGCGCAGGCCGAGCTCTACACGCGTGAGCGTGCCGCCGAGGCCGGCGCGATCGAGCAGGTCAAGCAGGCCGAGGCCCGCACCCGCATCGCCGAGCAGCAGGCGCAGGCCGACAAGGCCAAGGCCGACGGTGAGGCCGCAGCCGCGATCGCCCGCGCGAGCGGTGAAGCCGACGCGCTGCGCGCGCAGGCAGAGGCCGAGTCCGAGGCACGTCGCCTGCGGGCCAACGCCGAAGCCGACGCGATCCGCGCCGAGGGTGAGGCGCGAGCCGCAGCCGTCGAGGCCGAGGCGAAGGCCATCGCGTCCAACCAGGACGCCTTCCTGTCGCAGCGCGTGCTGGACGTGCTGCCGTCGATCATGGCCGAGTTCTCCAAGGGCTACGCCGCGATCGGCAACGTGTCGATCATCGGCGGCTCGAGCGAAGACGGAGCATCGAACCTCGTCGGCGCCGACAGCGCACGGGCTCTGAAGTCGGTGTTCGACAGCGTCAGCTCGGCGACCGGACTCGACCTCGCGTCGATCATCCAGGGCCAGGCCGTCGGTCGTGGCATCGGCGAGGGAGTCGCAGCAGCGTCCGCACCGTCCGCGGCTTCTGCACCGACGCGACGCTCGGCACCGACCACCCCGCCGCCCCCGGCACCGCCGGCTCCCGCAGCGGAGTAA
- the hrpB gene encoding ATP-dependent helicase HrpB, which produces MTAFDLDAIGAGLSFAAALDELSAALDTRAAVVVSAPPGTGKTTLVPPLLASRSPGRVIVTQPRRVAARAAARRLAHLDGTPLGARVGFTVRGERSAGPGTRIEFVTAGVLLRRMLDDPGLDGVDAVVLDEVHERALETDLLIGLLSEVRELRDDLVVVAMSATLDAARISDALGTDTLPAPVVDHEVPAFPLTERWAPSPAPRLDERGVTRGFLDHVARTTTDAARALTRDDPTADVLVFAPGVREVSEIARRLRDASGEADIRELHGRIPAAEQDAVIRGRRADEAPRIIVTTSLAESSLTVPGVRLVVDSCLSRHPQRDAARGMTGLVTTAASRSSCVQRAGRATRQGPGTVIRCVDERTYAAAPARPVAEIAVSDLADAALLLACWGAPGGAGLRMIEPLPAASLADALTALRGLGAIDDQGHATADGRALARIPADPRLARALRDGSPIVGARLTAEVVALLGGDVRVAQADAAQALVTLRGGRTPDARRWRSDADRLERLAHPAPGVRSDLDGVGLVIALAFPDRIAQRVDRTAEGATFLLASGTRAGVQGPLAAVEWLAVADVARAAGRAAAGSGAVIRSAAALSESQLEQSAGHLMTDRVEAEFTGGRVQARRERRVGAILRSSAPVRASAEEGRDAVRRALRRDGLGLFAWTGGADALRRRLGLLHRELGLPWPDVSDAGLLDALDTWMAPELDALAAGTAVARLDLTSALRRLLPWPEASRLDDLAPERLEVPSGSRIRIDYPELGDPTARPVVAVKLQECFGWAQTPRLVDGRTPVLFHLLSPAGHPLAVTDDLASFWSGPYSQVRAEMRGRYPKHPWPEDPWLAAPTRHTKKRAPG; this is translated from the coding sequence ATGACCGCCTTCGACCTCGATGCCATCGGCGCGGGGCTCTCGTTCGCGGCCGCTCTCGACGAGCTGTCGGCGGCACTCGACACCCGCGCCGCGGTGGTGGTGAGCGCTCCTCCCGGAACGGGCAAGACCACTCTCGTACCGCCGCTGCTGGCGTCGCGTTCGCCCGGCCGTGTGATCGTCACGCAGCCTCGACGGGTCGCTGCCCGTGCCGCCGCCCGACGACTCGCCCACCTCGACGGCACGCCGCTGGGCGCACGGGTGGGATTCACGGTGCGCGGCGAGCGCTCGGCAGGGCCCGGGACCAGGATCGAGTTCGTCACGGCGGGGGTGCTGCTGCGGCGGATGCTCGACGACCCCGGCCTCGACGGTGTCGATGCGGTGGTCCTCGACGAGGTCCACGAGCGCGCGCTCGAAACGGATCTGCTGATCGGCCTGCTCTCCGAGGTGCGCGAGCTGAGGGACGACCTCGTGGTCGTCGCGATGTCGGCGACCCTCGACGCCGCGCGCATCTCGGACGCTCTGGGCACCGACACCCTGCCCGCCCCGGTGGTCGACCACGAGGTCCCCGCCTTTCCGCTCACCGAGCGCTGGGCGCCGAGTCCCGCACCACGGCTCGACGAGCGCGGCGTGACCCGCGGTTTCCTCGACCACGTCGCCCGCACGACGACGGATGCCGCGCGTGCGCTGACCCGCGACGACCCGACGGCGGACGTGCTGGTGTTCGCGCCGGGTGTGCGCGAGGTCTCGGAGATCGCCCGGCGCCTCCGTGACGCGAGCGGTGAGGCCGACATCCGCGAACTGCACGGACGCATCCCGGCGGCGGAACAGGATGCCGTCATCCGGGGCCGCCGCGCGGATGAGGCGCCGCGCATCATCGTCACCACCTCTCTCGCCGAATCCTCGCTCACGGTGCCGGGGGTGCGCCTGGTCGTGGACAGCTGTCTGTCTCGGCATCCGCAGCGCGACGCCGCCCGGGGGATGACGGGCCTCGTCACGACCGCGGCATCGCGGTCGTCCTGCGTGCAGCGGGCGGGCCGTGCGACGCGACAGGGCCCCGGCACGGTCATCCGCTGCGTCGACGAGCGCACCTACGCGGCGGCGCCTGCCCGCCCGGTCGCGGAGATCGCCGTGTCCGACCTCGCCGACGCCGCACTGCTGCTCGCGTGCTGGGGTGCGCCCGGTGGCGCGGGACTGCGGATGATCGAGCCGCTGCCCGCTGCCTCACTCGCCGACGCGCTCACCGCGCTGCGCGGACTCGGAGCGATCGACGACCAGGGCCACGCCACTGCCGACGGCCGTGCGCTGGCGCGCATCCCCGCCGATCCGCGACTCGCCCGCGCCCTGCGTGACGGCAGCCCGATCGTCGGCGCCCGACTGACCGCCGAGGTCGTCGCGCTGCTGGGTGGTGATGTGCGGGTAGCCCAGGCCGACGCCGCACAGGCGCTCGTCACCCTGCGCGGGGGACGCACGCCGGATGCCCGGCGCTGGCGCAGCGACGCGGATCGGCTCGAGCGCCTCGCCCATCCCGCACCGGGAGTCCGGTCGGACCTCGACGGCGTCGGCCTCGTGATCGCCCTCGCCTTTCCCGACCGGATCGCGCAGCGCGTCGATCGCACCGCCGAGGGTGCGACGTTCCTGCTGGCATCGGGCACCCGTGCCGGGGTGCAGGGCCCGCTCGCTGCGGTGGAGTGGCTCGCGGTCGCCGATGTGGCACGCGCGGCGGGTCGGGCCGCGGCGGGATCGGGCGCCGTCATCCGCTCTGCGGCGGCACTGTCGGAGAGCCAGCTCGAGCAGTCCGCCGGCCATCTGATGACCGACCGGGTCGAGGCGGAGTTCACCGGTGGGCGCGTGCAGGCACGACGGGAACGCCGCGTCGGCGCGATCCTTCGCTCATCCGCTCCGGTGCGCGCGTCGGCGGAGGAGGGCCGGGATGCCGTGCGTCGGGCGCTCCGTCGAGACGGTCTCGGCCTGTTCGCATGGACCGGTGGCGCCGATGCGCTGCGGCGTCGGCTGGGTCTGCTGCACCGCGAGCTCGGCCTTCCCTGGCCCGATGTCTCCGATGCCGGGCTGCTCGACGCCCTCGACACCTGGATGGCACCCGAGCTCGATGCGCTGGCCGCCGGGACTGCGGTCGCGCGGCTCGATCTGACGTCCGCGCTCCGCCGCCTGCTGCCCTGGCCCGAGGCATCCCGCCTCGACGACCTCGCCCCCGAGCGGCTCGAGGTGCCCAGCGGCTCGCGCATCCGCATCGACTACCCGGAGCTCGGGGATCCGACGGCACGACCCGTGGTGGCGGTGAAGCTGCAGGAGTGCTTCGGCTGGGCGCAGACCCCGAGGCTGGTAGACGGACGGACCCCCGTGCTGTTCCACCTGCTCTCCCCCGCCGGACACCCGCTCGCGGTCACCGACGATCTCGCCTCGTTCTGGTCGGGTCCGTACTCACAGGTGCGCGCGGAGATGCGCGGACGCTACCCCAAGCATCCGTGGCCCGAGGATCCCTGGCTCGCTGCCCCGACCAGGCACACGAAGAAACGCGCCCCCGGCTGA